The following proteins are co-located in the Meriones unguiculatus strain TT.TT164.6M chromosome 4, Bangor_MerUng_6.1, whole genome shotgun sequence genome:
- the LOC132653643 gene encoding zinc finger protein 709-like: MEHKAVQGTARACPSRQLLLSLSSRWAVPANQGLQAHSAQSKAPGGGSSGRHAPRPRKARGRVCYAVAAAAETVRTRPRSDTDMASVSFEDVAVHFTLEEWALLDPSQKSLYRDVMQETCRNLAAVGNRWEETNVEDHYKNPGRNPRSPMLETHSESTDAGQNEETMKWIASLQRSMMTVFSGLIPYESNVCGTDSLCHVSSNRHATSHPAYKHEHEECGSKQYDFSSLTSFQKCMGAHTGKEPCGCEVCSKSFCFPNSLGVHHEAHGGKMPCQYRECGKTSLYTPGGTHTTGKFYECNICGKVLSSSASLQRHEMIHTDKLYKCTYCGKSFRYPKYLRLHERIHTGEKPYECKQCGKAFRFPGSLPLHKKIHTGEKPYECKQCGKAFRFPGSLPLHEKIHTGEKPYECKQCGKAFRRHYHLQLHEKIHTGEKPYDCNQCGKAFRRHSHLQRHERTHAGKKPRECK, from the exons ATGGAGCACAAGGCAGTCCAGGGCACTGCCCGCGCCTGTCCTTCCCGTCAGCTCCTGCTGTCACTCAGCAGTCGCTGGGCGGTCCCAGCCAATCAGGGCCTCCAAGCTCACAGCGCTCAATCAAAAGCGCCGGGAGGCGGGTCCTCTGGCCGCCATGCTCCGCGGCCGAGGAAGGCTCGTGGACGCGTCTGCTACGCTGTGGCCGCCGCCGCCGAGACTGTGAGGACGCGGCCGCGCTCGGACACCGACATG GCCTCAGTGAGCTTCGAGGATGTGGCTGTGCACTTCACCCTGGaggagtgggctttgctggacccttcccagaagagtctgtACAGAGATGTGATGCAGGAGACCTGCAGAAACCTCGCTGCAGTAG GAAACAGATGGGAAGAGACGAATGTTGAAGACCATTATAAAAATCCTGGGAGAAATCCAag AAGTCCCATGTTAGAGACCCACTCTGAGAGTACCGACGCTGGTCAGAATGAAGAAACCATGAAGTGGATCGCCAGTCTCCAGAGAAGCATGATGACAGTTTTTTCTGGACTAATACCGTATGAATCCAATGTGTGCGGAACGGATTCCTTGTGTCACGTGTCCTCTAATAGGCATGCCACATCTCACCCTGCTTATAAACATGAACATGAGGAATGTGGATCTAAGCAATATGATTTCAGCTCTCTCACTAGCTTTCAGAAGTGCATGGGAGCTCACACTGGTAAGGAGCCTTGTGGATGTGAGGTATGTTCAAAATCTTTCTGTTTTCCAAATTCATTAGGTGTACATCATGAGGCTCACGGTGGAAAAATGCCCTGTCAATACAGGGAGTGTGGAAAGACCTCTCTGTACACGCCTGGAGGAACCCACACGACGGGGAAGTTTTATGAATGTAATATTTGTGGTAAAGTCTTGAGTTCTTCCGCTTCCCTTCAAAGACATGAAATGATTCACACTGATAAACTCTATAAATGCACATATTGTGGTAAATCTTTTAGATATCCAAAGTATCTTCGATTACAcgaaagaattcacactggagaaaaaccctatgaatgtaaacagtgtggtaaagcctttagaTTTCCTGGTTCCTTGCCGTTACATAAAaaaattcatactggagaaaaaccctatgaatgtaaacaatgtggtaaagcctttaggTTTCCTGGTTCCTTACCCTTGCATGAAAAAATTCATACTGGGGaaaagccttatgaatgtaagcaatGTGGGAAAGCTTTTAGGCGTCACTATCATCTTCAGTTACATGAAAAAATTCATACCGGGGAAAAACCCTATGACTGTAACCAGTGCGGGAAAGCCTTCCGACGGCACAGTCATCTTCAGAGACATGAACGGACTCATGCTGGAAAGAAACCCCGAGAATGCAAATAA